The following coding sequences are from one Bacteroidales bacterium window:
- a CDS encoding helix-turn-helix domain-containing protein — protein MLIWVFPLLVSFNPFYYFYVRSLTDENFQFSKKHLLHYLPSFLALILMFIEYFYAHDNYVSFFLMIKNIFILIYYLQIIAYVTAIIHLLIRHKRKIKEYFSYTENISLSWLWLFLIIYIVFAGFDISMYLMIPDHPYVRVIYYVIMIVFINFLGFFGIKQADIYLQNLYESQKITISNYSSKSPGNEKSSQSTSSTLTEEFKESLFHQILELLKREKIYLNPDLTITTIAKLLNTNYKYISQVINEKAKTNFYNFINEYRIAEATENIKKYKETLTLDAIAQMSGFRSRSTFINAFKKKMNVTPGEFLKNIL, from the coding sequence ATGCTAATTTGGGTATTTCCCTTGCTTGTCTCATTCAATCCCTTTTATTATTTTTATGTACGGTCATTGACAGATGAAAATTTTCAATTTTCAAAAAAACATCTTTTACATTATTTACCCTCTTTCTTGGCTTTGATATTAATGTTCATCGAATATTTCTATGCACATGATAATTACGTTTCTTTTTTCTTAATGATAAAGAATATTTTCATTTTAATATATTATTTACAAATCATTGCTTATGTAACTGCCATCATTCATTTACTTATCAGACACAAGAGGAAAATCAAAGAATATTTTAGTTATACGGAAAATATTTCTCTTTCGTGGTTGTGGCTTTTTTTAATTATTTACATTGTATTTGCTGGTTTTGACATATCAATGTATTTAATGATACCAGATCATCCATATGTTCGTGTCATATATTATGTAATTATGATTGTTTTCATTAATTTTTTAGGTTTTTTTGGAATCAAGCAAGCAGATATTTACCTTCAAAACCTTTATGAAAGCCAAAAGATTACGATCAGTAATTATTCTTCTAAATCTCCTGGTAATGAAAAAAGCTCTCAAAGTACTTCTTCCACTTTGACAGAAGAATTTAAGGAATCATTGTTTCATCAAATTTTAGAATTATTAAAACGTGAGAAAATATATTTGAACCCAGATTTGACCATTACAACCATTGCAAAACTTTTAAACACCAATTATAAATACATCAGTCAGGTCATCAATGAAAAAGCAAAGACCAACTTTTACAATTTTATCAACGAATATAGAATTGCTGAAGCAACTGAAAACATCAAGAAATACAAGGAAACCTTAACCCTCGATGCTATTGCTCAGATGAGTGGTTTTCGCAGTCGAAGCACTTTTATCAATGCCTTTAAGAAAAAAATGAACGTTACACCTGGTGAATTCTTAAAAAATATTCTTTGA